CAATCCGATGATACCATAAGCAAGTAAGCGACCAATGTGATAAAGAAAGGTCTGCCCCAACCTTTTAATATTGTTAGATCGATCTACCGGAAGCATAAATGCAATGGGCCCGCACATGCCTACGCAGTGAAGACTTCCCATTAATCCCAATAAAATTGCCGATACCAACATTTAATACGTTAACCGTTCTTTATGTAAATACTTCTCTCCCTTATAATCCCATGAAACACTAATATCCCAGCGGCCACCCAACAAACGTTTGTCAGGTATGAGCAAATGTGCATTGGACAGACTAATTGGTAAGTCAAAATCCATGTGTTTATTGGATGGCCTATATAGGGATACTGTTCCTTTAATTATTTCTGGGTCAAATTTCTCTGGAAATTCAAGTAGAAGACCTTCGGCTGTTTTCTTGATTTTAATTCTGGCGATGTCTTCTTCCGCATTATTCTGTTCGTTGATTTCTCGCTGATAACCTAGCTCCGCTTTATAATAGTCTTCCGTGACAAGGTCGTGGTTCGCACGGTCGTCCATATTCATTTTTACTACAAAAAATAGAATAAAGCCTATAAATCCAATAAATGCCAATACTATTCCTGTTCCCCAATTTATTTTCATCGCTTTTATTTTAAAGTATTACTATTTGTAGCTTCTAGGAGCCAAGAAGGCCGTCATTGTTGTCTCTATTAATTTTGGACCGCTATAAACACCTATTTTTACTTTTTCCTTATCACTTCTTATAGCAGCATTGTTTATCTCTATAAAAAGTGTTCCCTCGGCCAAATCTTGAGCGGGAACCTGAAAATTTTCGTTCCTCACTAATTTAATTACCCCATTATGTGATAGCAGTTTAAAGCTTACATCATTCACGTCTTTGGTGGTCTTGTTCACCAACTTATAAGTGTACACATTGCTTATAATGTTTCCTTCTTTATGCTGGTACAATTGTCCAGGCAATCTTAGAATGTTGGCCTCAAGGTCGTTCCTTAGAAACAGCATTCCAACGAGTAACCCAATCAATATGACCAAAACTGCGGTATACCCTTTTAAGCGAGGGCTAAACTTGAATTTCTCCTTTTTGGTAATCTCGTCCTCACTGGCATACCGTATCAACCCTTTAGGGAGGTTCACTTTTTCCATTATGGTATCGCACTCATCAATGCAGGCGGTACAGTTCACGCATTCCAACTGTGTGCCATTACGGATATCTATTCCTGTGGGGCACACGTTAACGCATTGAAAACAATCAATACAATCACCAAAACCCAAAGCGTGCCTATCTTCATTTTTCCGCCATTTCTTTCTACCTTTTTCTGCTTCTCCACGTTTGTGGTCATAAGCCACTACGATAGATTTATTGTCCAATAAAACACCTTGCATTCTTCCATAAGGGCAAGCTATAATGCATACCTGCTCCCTAAACCAAGCAAAGACGAAATAGAATACGGCGGTGAATATTAATAGTGATATTAACGTACTCACATGCTGTAAAGGTCCGTCCGTGATGTAACCTATGAGCTTGTCACTCCCAATTAGGTAAGCGAGAAAAACATTGGCGATGAGAAACGAGATGATAAAAAAGACCAACCACTTCAATGTTCGCTTTCTTATTTTTTCTGCATTCCAGGGTTGCCTATTCAACTTGATTTGTGCGCCGCGGTCCCCATCAATCCAATATTCAATTCGCCTAAAGACCATTTCCATGAAAATAGTCTGTGGGCACATCCACCCGCAGAAAATACGGCCGAACGCCACAGTGAACAAGGCTATGAATATGACCCCGATAATCATGGAGATAACGAACAAATGAAAATCTTGGGGCCAAAAAGGAAATCCAAAAATATTGAAACGCCTTTCCAGCACATTGAACATCAAGAATTGATTGCCATTAATCTTTATGAACGGACTAGCAAACAAAAATATCAATAGCACATAGCTCACATATTTCCGATATTCATAATAACGACCGCTAGGCTTCTTCGGAAATATCCAAGCTCTTTTGCCCTCCTCATCAACGGTACCTATACTATCCCTGAAGTTTTCCTGTTCCTGTGCCATGGTCTTTACCTCCCTCTTACTTCAAAAATTAAGTAACTGTCCTATTCTATAGTATTACCGGCTCCATCAATGGTTTTCTTAAATTCCAAAGTGTCTATTTCAATACCGATCCGGACCGAGTCTACTTCCGCAGCGTCCACGTCCATATGGGGGTCTATCCAAATTTCACCCTCGGCCACTTTTGGATTGGCGGCGGTAGTGCCTTGGAATTTTAGTACATAACTGGCAACTTGGGCCATCTCGGCTGGTTTTAAACTTTGCTTCCAAGCCACCATACCTTTACCATCTCTACCACCTTCGGATATCGTATTGAACACATTTTTAATGCCTCCTCCAAGAATCCAGTTTCTATCCGTAAGATTTGGGCCTATGCCACCTCCACCATCGGCCATATGGCATGCTACACAATTGGTTTCGAATATTTTTTTACCTGCGGAAAGATCCGTGGCATCGGTTAGTAGTTCTACCGTATTTACATCTACCAAGTCCTTTGCATTCTTCCTATATTCTGCAATTTCCGCTTCTGCGAGGGTAATTTCTGTGAGGTACTCAGTGTCTTGGTCGTAATCTCCAAATACATGGAAACGGGCCATATAAATTACTCCGAATAGGATTGTGGCATAGAACATATATACCCACCATGGTGGAAGTTTATTGTCCAGCTCTTTTATACCATCATAATTATGGTCTAAAATTATCTCGCCTTCTTCTTCAATTGGTTTTGAGCCAAGAAGCTTCTTGTACATTCTTTTGCCCCAGGACCATTCCCAATTCTTGGATGTGGAAGCTAGATACTTTTCCTTTGCTTCTTCCGATAGGGTATGGAACATAACATTTTCTATAGAAGTGAGTATTAGTTCTATTCCAATTAACAAAAGAAGAACAAAGGCCAGAAATAAAGCTGCCATGGGATAGGCAATAAAAGCTGGCTGGTCCCCGGAGTCTATAAAGTACTCCATTAACCCAAAAATGATAAAAAAGAGGAGTGGAATCCTAATCCACCAGGGAGACATATTTCTCATAACTCAATATTTTGTTGGTTGTTATTTTCTAATGGGATTTCACTTACTTCTTTGATATATGCTTTTGATGCGGTATATACCCATCCAAAGAGAATCACAAAAAAGATGAAGAAAATCAAAAGAGACAGCATTGGATAGGTAGCCACACCATCTATACTTTCCATGTAACCTTTTACGAATTTTAGCATAACTTATTTATTATCAGAGACTAGTTCGTCCGTTCCTTTTATTTTTATATCTGTGCCCAATCTTTGGAGATAGGCAATCATCGCCACGATTTCCCGATTGCGCATTTCTATGAATTCTTCCCCGTTCTCGGCCGCATAGGTTTTATCTGCCTCGTAGGTTTTGGCAAAGTCGGGATCAGAATATAGATTTTTCTCAATCTGGGTTGCCTGTGCATTCATATTAGTCTGTGCATTGGCTATATCCTCTTCCGTGTAAGGAACTCCCAAGGATATCATGGCCTCCATCTTGTCCTCGATTCCGCTTCTGTCATGCTCGTTCAGGATTAACCAGGAATACGACGGCATGATTGAACCAGATGAGGTACTTTGAGGATCGTACATATGGTTCAAGTGCCAACTGTCCGTATATTTCCCGCCAACCCGGAGTAAATCCGGACCGGTACGTTTACTGCCCCAAAGAAAGGGATGGTCGTATACGAATTCCCCAGCTTTAGCATATTCTCCGTAACGTTCTACCTCACTCCGAAACGGCCGTACCATTTGAGAATGACAACCAACACAACCTTCCCTTATGTATAAATCCCTACCTTCAAGTTCTAAAGGCGTGTAAGGGCTGACACTGGTGATTGTTGGAATGTTCGATTTCACCAAAATAGTGGGCACAATCTGAATAATACCTCCGATAAGAATGGCAACTGTAGCTAAAATTGTGAGTTGTATAGGTTTACGCTCCAACCATGTATGAAAAGTTTCCCCAACAGTCCTCTTTTTCGAAACCCTGGTCAACGGAGCGGCTTCGGCCAACTCATCTTCAACTGTTTTACCTGATCGAATGGTGACTACTATGTTGTATACCATTACCAGTGCACCTATTATGTACATGCTACCACCAATGGCGCGCATCCAATACATAGGCATAATTTCATTAACGGTTTCTAAAAAATTACCATATACCAAAGTGCCGTCCGGGTTAAAGTCTTTCCACATTAAGGCCTGAGTAAACCCAGCTACGTACATAGGAAGGGCGTACAAAATAATTCCAAGCGTTCCAATCCAGAAATGGAAGTTTGCCATCCCAACCGAAGCTAGTCGGGTCTTGAACATTTTTGGCACCAACCAATAAATCATTCCAAAAGTTAGAAAACCGTTCCAGGCCAACGCGCCTACGTGTACATGAGCAATGATCCAATCACTAAAATGAGCAATGGCATTCACATTTTTGAGCGATAGCATTGGACCTTCAAAAGTTGCCATTCCATAACCCGTAATGGCCACGACCATAAATTTCAGGGTCGGATCTGTACGAACTTTGTCCCAAGCCCCCCTTAATGTTAAAAGCCCATTAATCATACCTCCCCAAGAAGGGGCAATTAGCATGACGGAGAATGCCACCCCTAAATTCTGTGCCCAATCCGGCAACGAGGAATATAATAGGTGGTGCGGCCCCGCCCAGATATAAATAAATATCAAGGACCAAAAATGCACTATGGATAACCTGTAGGAGTATACCGGTCTATTTGCCGCCTTAGGAACAAAATAGTACATGAGTCCTAAGAAAGGAGTCGTTAGAAAGAATGCTACGGCATTGTGCCCATACCACCATTGAACCAAGGCATCCTGTACTCCTGCGTAGACCGAGTAGCTTTTTAAAGCACTGACCGGGAGCTCCAGACTATTAAAAATATGTAGTACGGCAACAGTGACGAAAGTGGCCAAATAAAACCAAATGGCAACGTATAAGTGGCGTTGCCTTCTTTTGATCATGGTGCCGATCAGGTTAACTCCAAAGGCTACCCAAACCAATGCAATGGCAATATCTATTGGCCATTCCAACTCTGCATATTCCTTAGACGTGGTATAGCCTAATGGTAACGTAATAGCCGCCGCAACAATTATCAATTGCCAGCCCCAAAAATTAAAATTGCTCAGGAAATCGCTAAACATTCTGGCCTTTAAAAGCCTTTGGGTGGAGTAGTAGACTCCAGCAAAAATTGCGTTACCTACAAATGCAAAAATTACCGCGTTGGTATGTAACGGTCTTAAACGACCAAAACTCAACCAGGATATGCCATCCGTAAGGTTGGGAAACATGAACATAAAAGCCAATAAAAGGCCGACGGACATACCCACTATGCCCCAAAGCATAGTTGCATAAATGAACTTTTTAACGATTTTATTATCGTAATAAAACTGCTGAACTTCCATAATTAATTTGATATTTTTTCGGTTGATTTACTCAAATTGGATTTGTGATCGGATGTTTTTGGTTTAACAAGTTCATCCTCAAAAAGCATACGTACGGAAGGGGTATAGGAATCATCGTATTGTCCGTTTTTTACGGCTATTATGAAAGCCGCAAAGAAGAGGACCGCTACGATAATACTAATGGCCAATAACACATAAATTACACTCATACCTACCTGAAATCTGGGGTAAAACTAAGGTGACGACTTTTTAATAAATATGACATTTGTCAGGTTATGGATTATTTTAATTTCCTTCCCAAAAGGTTTGTCATCAATGTGGTGAAACCCACAACGCTAATTGAACTTAAGGGCATGAGAATTGCCGCTATAACTGGTTGTAACTGTCCTGTTACAGCAAAATAGAGGCCGATGACGTTGTACAAGAGTGATAAGATAAAACTCAATTTAATGATGGTCATCGCCTTTTTTG
This sequence is a window from Maribacter aestuarii. Protein-coding genes within it:
- a CDS encoding CcoQ/FixQ family Cbb3-type cytochrome c oxidase assembly chaperone; the encoded protein is MLKFVKGYMESIDGVATYPMLSLLIFFIFFVILFGWVYTASKAYIKEVSEIPLENNNQQNIEL
- the ccoN gene encoding cytochrome-c oxidase, cbb3-type subunit I, which produces MEVQQFYYDNKIVKKFIYATMLWGIVGMSVGLLLAFMFMFPNLTDGISWLSFGRLRPLHTNAVIFAFVGNAIFAGVYYSTQRLLKARMFSDFLSNFNFWGWQLIIVAAAITLPLGYTTSKEYAELEWPIDIAIALVWVAFGVNLIGTMIKRRQRHLYVAIWFYLATFVTVAVLHIFNSLELPVSALKSYSVYAGVQDALVQWWYGHNAVAFFLTTPFLGLMYYFVPKAANRPVYSYRLSIVHFWSLIFIYIWAGPHHLLYSSLPDWAQNLGVAFSVMLIAPSWGGMINGLLTLRGAWDKVRTDPTLKFMVVAITGYGMATFEGPMLSLKNVNAIAHFSDWIIAHVHVGALAWNGFLTFGMIYWLVPKMFKTRLASVGMANFHFWIGTLGIILYALPMYVAGFTQALMWKDFNPDGTLVYGNFLETVNEIMPMYWMRAIGGSMYIIGALVMVYNIVVTIRSGKTVEDELAEAAPLTRVSKKRTVGETFHTWLERKPIQLTILATVAILIGGIIQIVPTILVKSNIPTITSVSPYTPLELEGRDLYIREGCVGCHSQMVRPFRSEVERYGEYAKAGEFVYDHPFLWGSKRTGPDLLRVGGKYTDSWHLNHMYDPQSTSSGSIMPSYSWLILNEHDRSGIEDKMEAMISLGVPYTEEDIANAQTNMNAQATQIEKNLYSDPDFAKTYEADKTYAAENGEEFIEMRNREIVAMIAYLQRLGTDIKIKGTDELVSDNK
- a CDS encoding FixH family protein; the protein is MKINWGTGIVLAFIGFIGFILFFVVKMNMDDRANHDLVTEDYYKAELGYQREINEQNNAEEDIARIKIKKTAEGLLLEFPEKFDPEIIKGTVSLYRPSNKHMDFDLPISLSNAHLLIPDKRLLGGRWDISVSWDYKGEKYLHKERLTY
- a CDS encoding cbb3-type cytochrome c oxidase N-terminal domain-containing protein, giving the protein MRNMSPWWIRIPLLFFIIFGLMEYFIDSGDQPAFIAYPMAALFLAFVLLLLIGIELILTSIENVMFHTLSEEAKEKYLASTSKNWEWSWGKRMYKKLLGSKPIEEEGEIILDHNYDGIKELDNKLPPWWVYMFYATILFGVIYMARFHVFGDYDQDTEYLTEITLAEAEIAEYRKNAKDLVDVNTVELLTDATDLSAGKKIFETNCVACHMADGGGGIGPNLTDRNWILGGGIKNVFNTISEGGRDGKGMVAWKQSLKPAEMAQVASYVLKFQGTTAANPKVAEGEIWIDPHMDVDAAEVDSVRIGIEIDTLEFKKTIDGAGNTIE
- the ccoG gene encoding cytochrome c oxidase accessory protein CcoG yields the protein MAQEQENFRDSIGTVDEEGKRAWIFPKKPSGRYYEYRKYVSYVLLIFLFASPFIKINGNQFLMFNVLERRFNIFGFPFWPQDFHLFVISMIIGVIFIALFTVAFGRIFCGWMCPQTIFMEMVFRRIEYWIDGDRGAQIKLNRQPWNAEKIRKRTLKWLVFFIISFLIANVFLAYLIGSDKLIGYITDGPLQHVSTLISLLIFTAVFYFVFAWFREQVCIIACPYGRMQGVLLDNKSIVVAYDHKRGEAEKGRKKWRKNEDRHALGFGDCIDCFQCVNVCPTGIDIRNGTQLECVNCTACIDECDTIMEKVNLPKGLIRYASEDEITKKEKFKFSPRLKGYTAVLVILIGLLVGMLFLRNDLEANILRLPGQLYQHKEGNIISNVYTYKLVNKTTKDVNDVSFKLLSHNGVIKLVRNENFQVPAQDLAEGTLFIEINNAAIRSDKEKVKIGVYSGPKLIETTMTAFLAPRSYK
- the ccoS gene encoding cbb3-type cytochrome oxidase assembly protein CcoS, whose protein sequence is MSVIYVLLAISIIVAVLFFAAFIIAVKNGQYDDSYTPSVRMLFEDELVKPKTSDHKSNLSKSTEKISN